In Amyelois transitella isolate CPQ chromosome 3, ilAmyTran1.1, whole genome shotgun sequence, a single genomic region encodes these proteins:
- the LOC106136080 gene encoding calcium and integrin-binding family member 2 — protein MGNKVVTFTEQQLEDYQDCTFFTRKEILRVFKRFREVNPDLIPKRMTGDQAHTIAVPVDQIEQLPELKENPFKRRICQVFSHDGKGNLTFEDFLDMMSVFSEAAPRDIKAWYAFRIYDLDNDMYIGREDLLEATRLLTKDELHPQEREEIVASVLDEADVDGDGKLSFMDFEHVVVRAPDFLSTFHIRV, from the exons ATGGGGAACAAAGTAGTTACATTTACGGAACAGCAACTTGAGGATTACCAG GACTGTACATTTTTCACAAGGAAGGAAATACTCAG agtATTCAAACGTTTCAGAGAAGTGAATCCTGACCTGATTCCGAAGCGGATGACAGGTGACCAGGCGCACACTATTGCTGTACCGGTGGATCAAATAGAACAACTACCTGAGTTGAAG GAGAACCCGTTCAAGCGCCGCATCTGTCAGGTGTTCTCCCACGATGGCAAGGGGAACCTCACCTTTGAAGACTTCCTCGATATGATGTCAGTGTTCAGTGAAGCTGCCCCGAGGGACATCAAGGCTTG GTACGCCTTCCGTATCTACGATCTAGACAACGACATGTACATTGGCCGAGAGGACCTCCTTGAGGCGACGAGGCTCCTCACCAAAGATGAACTGCATCCCCAAGAGAGAGAGGAAATTGTTGCCAGTGTTCTGGACGAGGCGGACGTGGACGGCGACGGGAAGCTGTCATTTATGGACTTCGAACATGTAGTGGTGCGAGCCCCGGATTTTTTATCAACATTTCATATAAGAGTGTAA
- the LOC106136068 gene encoding uncharacterized protein LOC106136068: MYKAWFIICALCSSEAFNPLKCQEKPQEKHCLIEWMVRDRWPHTVRYVYDWVTRKCFEIRWSDHCPDVPVPTTSNNFPSEDECLDQCSGWN; this comes from the exons ATGTACAAGGCTTGGTTTATTATCTGTGCATTGTGTTCTTCGGAGGCGT TTAATCCTCTAAAATGTCAAGAGAAACCGCAGGAGAAGCATTGTCTTATAGAATGGATGGTACGTGACCGTTGGCCGCATACAGTgag ATACGTTTACGACTGGGTGACCCGCAAGTGTTTCGAGATAAGGTGGTCAGACCACTGTCCAGACGTGCCTGTTCCGACCACTTCCAACAACTTCCCTAGCGAAGACGAGTGCTTGGACCAATGTTCTGGATGGAattaa